A DNA window from Pyramidobacter piscolens W5455 contains the following coding sequences:
- a CDS encoding patatin-like phospholipase family protein gives MKKIWRWLLTALAFFAVPAGAEDKPYVVLALSGGGIKGYAHIGVLRELEKEGVGIAGIVGTSMGAIVGSLYASGRTSEELERIVMDVNLGELVTASGGNYFNLSDKATRDISMIRPEIYTDVHNKVAGPLGFVAGTSVLEYIAQLLSHVTVTDFRRLPIPFAAVATDLVNGEKVVLRRGSLASAVRASMSIPGVFDPWEINGRLLVDGGMVSNMPVETAKELFPGYPVIAVNLTSELAPREKLSSVFDVVGQSITILTMQNVRREATLADLVISPGVKEYPILGASPAAEIIQQGRDAAVKALPQIRALLKKAPRRPVKEKEPVPPEPPHVMGVHVVGVPEKMGKEIERELLKVWLGRPVPMKEIVAASANIAKREDVRSVDYDLLDTERGVIVLLKVQRFPAHRYSLGGYASTYSDMGWLVIGSRRYDLFTPGDTLQSSFYLGQRWGANFNYFWDMDVSRSSFWEADLSASHFRIDASGSPLEWERYNFDVQRHFTLHDRLRLSAGVSATAVRRVEGGESANYVAPFLEATLNLMDNPDDPVNGWLLNARSMWSSETGTMLMRATLTGRRRISPKLMAELQGGFTEGDMDEKRLFSAYLGAREELYSLAEHPIEAERFAWWRAKLRYPLSQTIFGNVIAEIFGGQGYAWADDGAEIAQPWEVGLALCAPRRLIDGKLYAVYTDRKEWRFGVSIGVPNWDVFHLF, from the coding sequence ATGAAGAAAATATGGCGGTGGCTGCTGACGGCGCTGGCGTTCTTCGCGGTGCCGGCCGGCGCGGAAGACAAACCGTACGTGGTCCTGGCGCTGTCCGGCGGCGGCATCAAGGGGTACGCCCACATCGGCGTGCTTCGGGAACTGGAAAAGGAAGGCGTTGGCATCGCCGGCATCGTCGGCACCAGCATGGGGGCCATCGTCGGCAGTCTCTATGCCAGCGGCAGAACGTCCGAGGAGTTGGAGCGGATTGTCATGGACGTCAATCTCGGCGAGCTGGTTACGGCGAGCGGCGGCAATTATTTCAATTTGTCCGACAAAGCTACGCGCGACATCAGCATGATCCGGCCGGAAATCTACACCGACGTTCACAACAAAGTGGCGGGGCCGCTGGGGTTCGTCGCCGGCACGAGTGTGCTCGAGTACATCGCTCAGCTGCTTTCCCACGTGACCGTGACCGATTTCCGCCGTCTGCCCATCCCGTTTGCGGCTGTCGCCACCGATCTGGTCAACGGCGAGAAAGTGGTGCTGCGCCGCGGCTCTTTGGCCTCGGCCGTGCGCGCGTCCATGTCCATTCCCGGCGTGTTCGATCCGTGGGAGATCAACGGCCGCCTGCTTGTCGACGGCGGCATGGTCTCCAACATGCCTGTGGAAACGGCCAAAGAGCTATTCCCCGGCTATCCCGTGATCGCCGTCAACCTCACCAGCGAGCTGGCGCCGCGCGAGAAGCTGAGCAGCGTGTTCGACGTGGTCGGCCAGTCCATCACCATCCTTACCATGCAGAACGTGCGCCGCGAGGCGACGCTGGCCGATCTGGTGATCAGCCCCGGCGTGAAGGAGTATCCCATCCTCGGCGCTTCGCCTGCCGCCGAGATTATCCAGCAGGGGCGCGACGCTGCCGTCAAGGCTTTGCCGCAGATCCGCGCGCTGCTGAAGAAAGCGCCGCGGCGCCCCGTGAAGGAAAAGGAGCCGGTGCCGCCCGAGCCGCCTCACGTGATGGGCGTGCACGTCGTGGGCGTGCCCGAAAAGATGGGCAAGGAAATAGAGCGGGAGCTGCTCAAGGTTTGGCTGGGACGCCCTGTTCCCATGAAGGAGATCGTCGCTGCCAGCGCCAATATTGCCAAGCGCGAGGACGTTCGCAGCGTCGATTACGATCTGCTGGATACCGAGCGCGGCGTTATCGTGCTGCTCAAGGTGCAGCGATTCCCGGCGCACCGTTATTCGCTGGGCGGCTATGCCAGCACCTACAGCGACATGGGATGGTTGGTGATCGGCAGCCGTCGTTACGATTTGTTCACGCCCGGCGACACGCTGCAGTCGAGCTTCTATCTTGGCCAGCGCTGGGGCGCGAATTTCAACTACTTCTGGGACATGGACGTGTCGCGCAGCTCCTTCTGGGAGGCGGACTTGTCGGCGTCTCATTTCAGGATCGACGCGTCCGGATCTCCGCTGGAATGGGAGCGCTACAACTTCGACGTGCAGCGCCACTTTACGCTGCACGACCGCCTGCGCCTTTCCGCCGGCGTGTCGGCGACGGCCGTGCGCCGCGTGGAAGGAGGCGAGAGCGCCAACTACGTCGCGCCTTTCCTCGAAGCGACGCTCAACCTGATGGACAATCCTGACGATCCGGTCAATGGCTGGCTGCTAAACGCCCGCTCCATGTGGTCTTCCGAGACGGGAACCATGCTGATGCGCGCGACTCTGACAGGGCGCCGCCGCATCAGCCCGAAACTCATGGCTGAGCTCCAGGGCGGCTTCACGGAAGGCGATATGGACGAAAAACGTTTGTTCAGCGCCTATCTTGGCGCCCGCGAAGAACTTTACAGCCTGGCGGAACACCCCATCGAGGCCGAGCGCTTTGCCTGGTGGCGCGCCAAGCTGCGTTATCCGCTGTCGCAGACCATATTCGGCAACGTCATCGCCGAGATCTTCGGCGGCCAGGGGTACGCCTGGGCCGACGATGGAGCCGAGATCGCCCAGCCGTGGGAAGTTGGCCTCGCGCTCTGCGCGCCGCGCCGCCTCATCGACGGCAAACTGTACGCCGTTTACACTGATCGTAAGGAATGGCGCTTCGGCGTCAGCATCGGCGTCCCCAACTGGGACGTGTTCCATCTGTTTTAA
- the proS gene encoding proline--tRNA ligase, whose amino-acid sequence MARNITPREQDYSQWYLDIIKAAELADYAPVRGCMVVRPTGYAIWEDLQAKFDKAFKETGHVNAYFPLLIPSSFLRKEAEHVEGFAPECAVVTHAGGEELEEPLVIRPTSETVIGAMYSKWVQSWRDLPLLINQWANVLRWEKRPRLFLRTSEFLWQEGHTAHATAAEAEEETVKMLNVYAKIMKEDMALPVVEGVKSEGERFPGALDTYTCETMVSDTKALQAGTSHFLGQNFAKAFNIQFQDQNGAMQYAWTTSWGVSTRMIGAIIMTHSDNDGLILPPRVAPVKAVILPISKDDATFAELDAKAHELANRLNSVLGPLTVRVDEQNHMRPADRFFYHLQKGVPLRLELGEKDAAAGTVRAVRRDTGVKEDLKWETLAERVAAILEDIQKSLYEKACAFRDANTYEASSYDELKARLEKGGWVKCFFAGGKEDEKRIKEETQATVRCYPLAEKDRTGKCVYTGKEGAHLAIFAKSY is encoded by the coding sequence ATGGCACGCAACATCACCCCGAGAGAACAGGATTATTCACAGTGGTATCTGGACATCATCAAGGCCGCCGAGCTGGCCGACTACGCGCCCGTGCGCGGCTGCATGGTCGTACGCCCCACGGGCTACGCGATCTGGGAGGACCTGCAGGCCAAGTTCGACAAGGCCTTCAAGGAAACGGGGCATGTCAACGCCTATTTCCCGCTGCTGATCCCTTCGTCGTTTTTGCGGAAGGAAGCCGAGCACGTCGAGGGCTTCGCCCCCGAGTGCGCGGTCGTCACTCACGCCGGCGGCGAAGAGCTGGAAGAGCCGCTCGTCATCCGCCCCACGTCCGAGACGGTCATCGGCGCGATGTACAGCAAGTGGGTGCAGTCGTGGCGCGATCTGCCCCTGCTGATCAACCAGTGGGCCAACGTGCTGCGCTGGGAAAAGCGCCCCCGCCTGTTCCTGCGCACCTCCGAGTTCCTCTGGCAGGAAGGTCACACGGCCCACGCCACGGCCGCCGAAGCCGAGGAAGAGACCGTGAAGATGCTCAACGTCTACGCCAAAATCATGAAGGAAGACATGGCGCTGCCCGTCGTCGAGGGCGTCAAGTCCGAGGGCGAACGCTTCCCCGGCGCGCTCGACACCTATACCTGCGAGACCATGGTCAGCGACACCAAGGCCCTGCAGGCCGGCACCAGCCACTTCCTCGGCCAGAACTTCGCCAAGGCGTTCAACATTCAGTTCCAGGACCAGAACGGCGCCATGCAGTACGCCTGGACCACCAGCTGGGGCGTTTCCACCCGCATGATCGGCGCCATCATCATGACCCACTCCGACAACGACGGCCTGATCCTGCCGCCCCGCGTCGCGCCCGTCAAGGCCGTGATCCTGCCGATCTCCAAGGACGACGCGACGTTCGCCGAACTCGACGCCAAGGCCCACGAGCTGGCCAATCGGCTCAATTCCGTGCTCGGGCCGCTGACCGTGCGCGTGGACGAGCAGAACCACATGCGCCCCGCCGACCGCTTCTTCTATCATTTGCAGAAAGGCGTGCCGCTGCGCCTCGAACTGGGCGAAAAGGACGCCGCCGCCGGAACCGTGCGCGCCGTGCGCCGCGACACCGGCGTCAAGGAAGATCTGAAATGGGAAACGCTGGCCGAGCGCGTGGCCGCGATCCTCGAAGACATTCAGAAGAGCCTCTACGAAAAAGCCTGCGCCTTCCGCGACGCCAACACGTACGAGGCAAGCAGCTACGACGAGCTGAAAGCGCGGCTCGAAAAGGGCGGCTGGGTCAAATGCTTCTTCGCCGGCGGCAAGGAAGACGAAAAGAGGATCAAAGAAGAAACTCAGGCCACCGTGCGCTGCTATCCCCTCGCCGAAAAAGACCGCACCGGAAAATGCGTTTACACCGGCAAAGAAGGCGCGCATCTGGCCATCTTCGCCAAATCCTACTGA
- a CDS encoding DEAD/DEAH box helicase, translating to MKYPFYPWQLEAWEKLTGTDGTPLSAVLSAPTGAGKTMVAYLWAGLVDGGGRPLTDRSGCDRVIFTAPIKALSNERYMDLLKMGFDVGLETGDFKKNDGAPVICCTQEIYDLKYAGCDRIRLIIDEFHYIFSENERSRAYIDGLRKTHPAVPILVMSATFGQPEEIRGYLERVMERDFELYLLKERTTRLTYLSHALSAREIHDALVFAFSQKGVHQVADLIAAQRMDIDKDRKARLRDLAWILEVNVVQKHLYKGVGVYYGRLLPKEKLLVERAYRERIIDVVVGTDALALGVNLPAETVVFAQTVKYFDRRPLTKTSFSQMAGRAGRKGLFDEGFVSWLADSPVESRGVDTGEMFKALERTGDEKATIELCPDFGAILKKRSTVENEADIVARYSLPQLRAKTVLEEIRDAVRQIDSSLGLLAPGRKEMFKRILADVWYGEMEIDQNLEMADLFFRGAGSGEEYVHPDGLIAAELFQKYEKNFLQALLRVKRYNNSLPDEYKFNGMDKVEQAIEEIDPTVFGFEDRILEMDNTAVDLPEAEVRLVPGDRVRLEKRRRARKKTPPVQKNVPEKQEPKPAKKRRGHRGGRRRSAKKKQQMQEALNAAEE from the coding sequence ATGAAATATCCCTTCTATCCGTGGCAGCTGGAAGCCTGGGAAAAACTGACGGGGACGGACGGGACTCCCCTGAGCGCCGTGCTGTCGGCTCCGACCGGGGCGGGGAAGACCATGGTGGCCTACCTGTGGGCCGGCCTCGTCGACGGCGGAGGGAGGCCGCTCACCGACCGCAGCGGCTGCGACCGCGTCATCTTCACCGCGCCCATCAAGGCCCTCAGCAACGAACGCTACATGGATCTGCTCAAGATGGGCTTCGACGTCGGGCTGGAGACCGGCGACTTCAAAAAGAACGACGGCGCGCCCGTGATCTGCTGTACGCAGGAGATCTACGACCTCAAATACGCCGGCTGCGACCGCATCCGCCTGATCATCGACGAGTTCCATTACATTTTCAGCGAAAACGAGCGCAGCCGCGCCTACATCGACGGCCTGCGCAAGACCCATCCCGCCGTCCCCATCCTCGTCATGTCGGCCACCTTCGGCCAGCCGGAAGAGATCCGCGGCTACCTCGAACGCGTCATGGAGCGCGATTTCGAACTGTATCTGCTCAAGGAGCGTACTACCAGGCTGACCTATCTCAGCCACGCCCTCAGCGCCCGCGAGATCCACGACGCCTTAGTCTTTGCCTTTTCGCAGAAAGGCGTGCATCAGGTCGCCGACCTGATCGCCGCGCAGCGCATGGACATCGACAAGGACCGCAAAGCCCGTCTGCGCGACCTGGCGTGGATCCTCGAAGTGAACGTCGTGCAGAAGCACCTTTACAAAGGCGTCGGCGTCTATTACGGCCGCCTGCTGCCCAAGGAAAAACTGCTCGTCGAGCGCGCCTACCGCGAGCGCATCATCGACGTAGTCGTCGGTACCGACGCGCTGGCGCTTGGCGTCAACCTGCCGGCCGAGACCGTCGTCTTCGCCCAGACGGTCAAGTATTTCGACCGCCGGCCCCTCACCAAGACCAGCTTCAGCCAGATGGCCGGACGCGCCGGGCGCAAGGGCCTGTTCGACGAAGGTTTCGTCAGCTGGCTCGCCGATTCGCCCGTGGAATCCCGCGGCGTCGACACCGGCGAGATGTTCAAGGCGCTCGAGCGCACCGGCGACGAAAAGGCCACGATCGAGCTGTGTCCCGACTTCGGCGCCATCCTCAAAAAACGCAGCACCGTCGAAAACGAAGCCGATATCGTCGCCCGCTACTCGCTGCCCCAGCTCCGCGCCAAGACCGTGCTCGAAGAGATTCGCGACGCCGTGCGCCAGATCGATTCCAGCCTCGGCCTGCTGGCTCCCGGGCGCAAGGAAATGTTCAAGCGCATCCTCGCCGACGTGTGGTACGGCGAGATGGAGATCGACCAGAATCTGGAAATGGCCGATCTGTTCTTTCGCGGCGCCGGCAGCGGCGAAGAGTACGTCCACCCCGACGGCTTGATCGCCGCCGAGCTGTTCCAGAAGTACGAAAAGAACTTTTTGCAGGCCCTGCTGCGCGTCAAACGCTATAACAACTCGCTGCCCGACGAGTACAAGTTCAACGGTATGGACAAAGTGGAACAGGCCATCGAAGAGATCGACCCTACCGTCTTCGGCTTCGAAGACCGCATCCTCGAAATGGACAACACCGCCGTCGACCTGCCGGAAGCTGAAGTGCGCCTCGTCCCCGGCGACCGCGTGCGCCTCGAAAAGCGCCGTCGCGCCCGCAAAAAAACGCCGCCCGTCCAAAAAAACGTGCCCGAGAAGCAGGAGCCCAAACCTGCCAAAAAGCGCCGCGGGCACCGCGGCGGCCGTCGCCGCAGCGCCAAGAAGAAACAGCAGATGCAGGAAGCGCTGAACGCCGCGGAAGAGTAG
- the guaA gene encoding glutamine-hydrolyzing GMP synthase: MDNIVILDCGSQYTQLIARRVREMKVHSEILPWDATIEQIMSRTPTGLIVSGGPRSVLEPNSPRLAEGFFDLRLPILGICYGMQLAALQYGGTVRRSAAREYGRATLVVTDGKCPFFAGVPERSQVWMSHGDDVEKVPAGFVPTAVSEDGVVAGMRTPDDHITAVQFHPEVSHTEKGAELLGNFLFKICGCKGDWDLGDWAEKMKDEIRATVGEDKVICGLSGGVDSSVAAALTAAAIGDRLQCIFVNNGLLRAGEAEEVLASYRQMKLNVAYVDAGEKFIKGLAGVIDPEKKRKIIGETFIRIFEEEARKIKGARWLLQGTLYPDVIESGQRKGAAVIKSHHNVGGLPKDMNLSLLEPLRELFKDEGRAVGRLLGVPENIVRRHPFPGPGLAVRCLGDITKEKLEILRAADKIYLEEINKAGLYDEIWQAFAVLLPVYTVGVMGDERTYARVCALRAITSRDGMTAEWYRMPHEVLARASTRICNEVRGVNRVVYDVTSKPPATVEWE, translated from the coding sequence ATGGACAACATCGTCATTCTCGACTGCGGCTCGCAGTACACCCAGCTCATCGCCCGCCGCGTGCGCGAAATGAAAGTGCACAGCGAGATCCTGCCCTGGGACGCGACGATCGAACAGATCATGTCGCGAACGCCCACCGGCCTGATCGTCTCCGGCGGCCCGCGCAGCGTGCTCGAACCCAATTCGCCCCGTCTGGCCGAGGGATTTTTCGACCTCAGGCTGCCTATCCTCGGCATCTGCTACGGCATGCAGCTGGCCGCGCTCCAGTACGGCGGGACCGTGCGCCGCTCCGCCGCGCGGGAATACGGCCGCGCAACGCTCGTCGTCACGGACGGCAAATGTCCGTTCTTCGCCGGCGTGCCCGAACGCTCGCAGGTGTGGATGAGCCACGGCGACGACGTGGAAAAAGTCCCCGCCGGTTTCGTCCCCACCGCCGTGTCCGAAGACGGCGTCGTCGCCGGCATGCGCACGCCCGACGACCACATCACCGCCGTACAGTTCCATCCCGAAGTCTCGCACACCGAAAAAGGCGCGGAACTGCTCGGCAACTTCCTGTTCAAGATCTGCGGCTGCAAGGGCGACTGGGACCTCGGCGACTGGGCCGAGAAAATGAAAGACGAGATCCGCGCCACAGTCGGCGAAGACAAAGTCATCTGCGGCCTCTCCGGCGGCGTCGATTCCTCCGTGGCCGCCGCGCTGACTGCCGCCGCCATCGGCGACCGCCTGCAGTGCATCTTCGTCAACAACGGCCTGCTCCGCGCCGGCGAAGCCGAAGAAGTGCTCGCCAGCTACCGACAGATGAAACTCAACGTCGCCTACGTCGACGCCGGCGAAAAGTTCATCAAAGGACTGGCCGGCGTCATCGACCCCGAGAAGAAGCGCAAGATCATCGGCGAGACCTTCATCCGCATCTTCGAGGAAGAAGCCCGCAAGATTAAAGGCGCCCGCTGGCTCCTTCAGGGCACGCTCTACCCCGACGTGATCGAGAGCGGCCAGCGCAAAGGCGCCGCCGTCATCAAGAGCCATCACAACGTCGGCGGCTTGCCCAAAGACATGAACCTGTCGCTGCTCGAACCCCTGCGCGAACTGTTCAAGGACGAAGGCCGCGCCGTCGGCCGCCTGCTCGGCGTGCCCGAAAACATCGTGCGCCGCCATCCCTTCCCCGGCCCCGGCCTGGCCGTGCGCTGCCTCGGCGATATTACCAAGGAAAAACTCGAGATCCTGCGCGCCGCCGACAAGATCTATCTGGAAGAGATCAACAAAGCCGGACTGTACGACGAGATCTGGCAGGCCTTCGCCGTGCTGCTGCCCGTCTACACCGTCGGCGTCATGGGCGACGAGCGCACCTACGCCCGCGTCTGCGCCCTGCGCGCCATCACCAGCCGCGACGGCATGACCGCCGAATGGTACCGCATGCCCCACGAAGTGCTGGCCCGCGCCTCCACAAGAATCTGCAACGAAGTCCGCGGCGTCAACCGCGTCGTCTACGACGTCACCAGCAAACCGCCGGCGACGGTGGAGTGGGAATAA
- a CDS encoding helix-turn-helix domain-containing protein: MFLKGWALRKRLTLSDRKNVEKCLAQGVSFAEIGRRLDSCPSPTSRAKTSCSSPSGISSAAEQFFRSTLFNKYRKSTWLKDFSLFKPCALQAMRFSRQSVNLKRYPSGS, translated from the coding sequence GTGTTTTTAAAGGGATGGGCACTGAGAAAGCGTTTGACGTTGTCGGATCGCAAAAACGTCGAAAAATGTCTGGCGCAAGGAGTTTCTTTCGCGGAAATCGGACGGCGCCTCGATTCATGCCCCAGCCCAACCTCCCGCGCGAAAACATCCTGCAGCTCCCCGTCTGGTATATCCAGCGCCGCGGAACAGTTTTTCAGGTCGACACTCTTCAACAAATACAGAAAAAGCACATGGCTGAAGGATTTTTCGCTCTTCAAGCCATGCGCTCTTCAAGCCATGCGCTTTTCTCGTCAGTCTGTAAATCTCAAGAGATACCCGTCAGGATCCTGA
- a CDS encoding helix-turn-helix domain-containing protein: MYEIADLFDMRSAVGAKLESILLERGFTKAGFCKAAGISRPTLDKLLSAGITNETNYEKHITKVLDGLKISADMLMGNSPNRFNQTRLLKQLLRVDEKQLAECTGVSTARLKEIEAGAKAEISELRDLAYALRTGVRSLLGTNYFPPQIARWEASLDRCSAGDELAENGFWGHMGILPSSSEKYLWYPITGTTRSMVYSWLGHGYLVIPCMNNKVLLINTNNVDRIVLLDDGCSAPSSCTWDSSVDEGDVPPVVYESLSDYTYYEETKEKIPEKLISPNLCEVMASYVEKDDATSDALLSEEAVCRYVDGKTEQYNIDFGQEQSLSFEISLIYELGDEASDERFLFFHDNDGAENFLNKEKISILELPLFNIEETICKEQEEELAE, translated from the coding sequence ATGTATGAGATAGCAGATTTGTTTGATATGCGCAGCGCTGTCGGAGCGAAACTCGAATCGATATTGCTTGAACGTGGTTTTACGAAAGCTGGTTTCTGCAAGGCCGCGGGCATATCGCGCCCGACTTTGGACAAGCTTTTGTCCGCAGGCATTACGAACGAGACGAATTACGAAAAACATATTACAAAGGTTCTTGACGGTTTGAAAATCTCCGCAGATATGTTAATGGGAAACAGCCCGAATCGATTCAATCAAACCCGGCTCCTGAAGCAGCTTCTTCGAGTTGACGAGAAGCAGCTGGCCGAATGTACGGGAGTATCGACGGCGCGACTGAAAGAAATTGAAGCCGGCGCAAAAGCTGAGATCTCTGAACTTCGCGACCTTGCCTATGCCTTGCGCACAGGCGTGCGGAGCCTCCTGGGGACGAATTATTTCCCACCTCAAATAGCAAGGTGGGAAGCGTCCCTTGACCGTTGCAGCGCAGGAGATGAATTAGCGGAAAACGGGTTCTGGGGGCATATGGGAATTCTCCCCTCATCTTCCGAGAAATATCTTTGGTATCCGATTACCGGAACCACGCGAAGCATGGTTTATAGTTGGCTCGGACACGGATATCTTGTCATCCCTTGCATGAATAACAAAGTTCTTTTGATCAACACAAACAATGTTGATAGAATTGTTTTACTTGACGATGGGTGTAGTGCGCCTAGTTCATGCACCTGGGATTCGTCTGTCGACGAAGGTGATGTTCCGCCAGTCGTCTACGAGTCATTGAGTGACTACACGTATTACGAAGAGACCAAAGAAAAAATACCGGAAAAACTTATCTCTCCAAATCTGTGCGAAGTGATGGCCAGTTACGTCGAGAAAGATGACGCTACAAGTGACGCATTATTATCTGAGGAAGCAGTCTGCCGCTACGTCGACGGCAAAACAGAGCAGTATAACATCGATTTTGGTCAAGAGCAATCCTTGAGTTTTGAAATCTCATTGATCTACGAACTCGGCGATGAAGCTTCTGACGAACGTTTTTTGTTCTTCCATGATAACGATGGCGCAGAGAATTTTCTAAATAAAGAAAAGATATCGATTCTTGAACTTCCGCTGTTTAATATAGAAGAGACTATTTGCAAAGAGCAGGAAGAGGAGCTCGCAGAATAA
- a CDS encoding flavodoxin: MKKLMMVLLALVLVATGAAAWKWESVVGWLHTSRARVDATAAEKDVLGTTAKNGKKILVAYFSWGGNTRAAARAIHEKIGGDIFEIRTETPYPAGYSDTVAQAKKEKAENIHPPLTASVPGIGDYDLILLGYPIWWFVEPMPIRSFLDAHNLDGKTILPFATSGGSSIHESVESLRASAPKADIRDGHLCNVTSSIDAWLGDVEAMAGRR; encoded by the coding sequence ATGAAAAAACTGATGATGGTCCTGCTGGCGCTGGTGCTCGTCGCCACCGGCGCCGCCGCGTGGAAATGGGAATCCGTCGTCGGCTGGCTGCACACGAGCCGCGCGCGCGTAGACGCCACCGCCGCGGAAAAAGACGTGCTCGGCACGACCGCCAAAAACGGCAAGAAGATTCTCGTCGCGTATTTCTCCTGGGGCGGCAACACGCGCGCGGCAGCCCGCGCCATTCATGAAAAAATCGGCGGCGACATCTTCGAGATCCGCACCGAAACGCCCTACCCCGCCGGTTACAGCGACACCGTGGCTCAGGCCAAAAAGGAAAAAGCCGAAAACATCCATCCCCCGCTGACCGCCTCCGTGCCCGGCATCGGAGACTACGACCTGATCCTGCTGGGCTATCCGATCTGGTGGTTCGTGGAACCGATGCCCATCCGCTCCTTCCTCGACGCCCACAACCTCGACGGCAAAACCATCCTGCCCTTTGCCACCAGCGGCGGCAGTTCGATCCACGAGAGCGTCGAGAGCCTGCGGGCGTCAGCCCCCAAAGCCGACATCCGCGACGGTCATCTCTGCAACGTGACAAGCTCTATCGACGCCTGGCTCGGAGACGTCGAAGCGATGGCCGGCCGGCGGTAA